A segment of the Echinicola strongylocentroti genome:
TGTTTTGTTCTTATATTTGCAATATTGTTGCATTAACTAAAGATGATGTTGTCTGTTGGATTGGTATTTCTTATGATGGTAAAGATGGGATATCCCACCTATACCTTTGATGCGCCTCTGGAGCAGAGGGATGTTTTTTTGGGGAAAAGGAAACCTGAATCCGTTTTCCGTGATACAGTCATCGCCGATAAGTCGCTCAAAACCTATGACCTGGAGGGTGTTACGATATCCGACGAGGGCTTGGGACGAGAGAAGGAAGAGTCCTCTAATATTGCTTTTATCAAACAGGATTATATTCGTGAGCATAGAGGGGGGAGTTTGATGAAGTCTTTGGAGAAGCTACCAGGTATCAGCACCATCGGCATAGGCTCTGGTGCCTCCAAGCCTTTGATCAGGGGATTGGGCTTTAACCAAGTAATGGTGGTCACCAATGGGATCAAACATGAAGGGCAGCAATGGGGGGCAGATCACGGACTGGAGGTGGACCAATATGCCGTGGATGAATTGGTCATCGTCAAAGGACCTGCTTCTATCCGCTACGGTTCAGATGCCATTGCCGGGGTGGTGGATATAAGAGACCACTCGGTTCCTGAAAAGGGGGAAATCGGTAGCACCCTTTCCTTCGGAGCTAAATCCAATAATGGATGGCTGGGTACTTCAGTCAATACATTTGGTCGAATGGGGCACTGGTATTATGACGCCCGGGTTACCTATACAGATTATGGCGATTTTAGGGTGCCTGCGGATACAGTTTATGTATATGATTTTGGTGTTTCCTTAGATAATAATCGGGTTAGAAATACCGCAGGAAGGGAAATGGACTGGACGGCGAGAATCGGTTATGTGAGTGAGCGCTTTCGCAATAGCATTTCCCTGAGCCGAGTGGCCACGAAGTCTGGTTTTTTTGCCAATGCCCATGGACTGGAGCCGCGAAATGTAGACGAAGAATTACATGACCAATCCGGAAGTGACATGTTGCTGCCTCGCCAGGAGGTGCAGCATTATAAGGCAATAGACAGGCTTTCCTATCGCTTTGCAAATCATCTTTTGGAAGCTGATGTTGGCTTTCAATTTAATAAGAGAAAGGAGTGGAGCCAATATGTAAACCACGGTTTTATGCCTCCCAATTATCCCGCAGAGCTTCAAGCTCCTTCTACCCTTGAAAGGGCTTTTGATAAAAAGGTATATAGCCTAAACCTCCGTGATGAATGGTTTCTCGACCGTCATCAATTGCAGCTGGGGCTGAGCGGCGAGCTACAGAAGAATGAAATAGGTGGCTGGGGATTTTTGATCCCAGGCTTTACACAGCGGTCAATCGGTTTCTATGCCTTGGATAAACTAAAAATCAACAAGGAATGGCGGGTGCAGGCTGCGGCAAGGCTAGATCACAGCCATATCCAAATTGATTCCTATCAGGACTGGTTTCCTTCTACTGAAGAGGAAGTGGCAGGACCCGAAGATTACCTTTTCAGGGCAGAGGAGACTTCCAGGACTTTTAATAGCCTAGTGTGGTCAGTGGGGTTTAATTATGTTCCCGGACAGTGGAGTTTTAAGGGGAATGTAGGGACTAGTTTTAGGGTGCCCATAGCGAAAGAGCTCGCAGCCAATGGAGTAAACTATCATTATTACAGATTTGAAAAGGGAGATGCTGACCTTTCTCCTGAGCGGTCTTTCCAAGTAGATTTGGGTGCAGCATGGGAGCATGAAAAATGGAACGTGACGTTCAGCCCCTTCTTTAATTATTTCAGCAATTACATTTATCTCAATCCTTCAGCCGAGTACGATTATCTGTACGGGGCAGGAAATCAAGTGTTTTATTATACACAGGCCCGAGTCAGCAGATATGGTGCTGAACTTTCGCTACTCCATCGGATCAATAATTCCTTCGAGGTGCAATTGCAAGGAGAGTATGTATACAGCGAACAACTCAATGGTGATAAAAAAGGATATACGTTGCCTTTTTCACCACCACCATCATTATTGGCCAATGCTACCTACAAGCCTGCCCTTGATTTTGGCATGGGTGCACCTTATTTGGCCCTGGATTTTCGTGTGACGGCCAAGCAGCAAAACATCGTTCCCCCAGAGAAAATCACACCAGGATATCGAGTGGTTGATTTACGAATGGGAGGACAGTTTAGGGTGTTTAAACTGCCCTTGAAGGCTGATATTCAAGTACGCAACCTGCTCAATACCCGGTATATGAGCCATACCAGTTTTTACCGATTGATCAATCTACCAGAGCAGGGCAGAAGCATTAATGTATCCTTTCAATTAGAAATATAACGTACGATGAAAAAGAAAAAGTACCTAGGAGTAATCATGTTGTTGGCTCTTGGCTGGCTTTCGACGGCCTGTTCTATCGAGGAGGAAAACCCTGAGTTACCTGTGCCGACTGCAAAGAATGTAGAGATTGGTTATGATAATAACAAGCAGGGCATTATAGGAAAGGACTTTCACTTCAACGCTGATGTACAGGCTGGCGATAAAATAGCTGCAGTTGCTGTGCTCATTCAGCAAAAGACCGATGAGGAATTTGAAGATGAGTGGTCGCTATCTTTGGAGTGGGAGGAATATGAAGGATTAAAAAATACGACTATCCATAAGCATTTTACCATTCCGGATGATGCCATAGCAGGCAACTATGATTTCATATTTACAGTAGTTGACACCAATGGAGAAACGCTGGAGTTGGTGGAAGATTTTATAATATTAACTGAATAGATTATGAACTATCGTGATATAAGAAATATTCCCTTGTTCGTATTGATGATTACTTTGGCGGTATCGGGATGCGAAATGAATGAAGATGAAAAAGATGTGGATCC
Coding sequences within it:
- a CDS encoding TonB-dependent receptor — translated: MMLSVGLVFLMMVKMGYPTYTFDAPLEQRDVFLGKRKPESVFRDTVIADKSLKTYDLEGVTISDEGLGREKEESSNIAFIKQDYIREHRGGSLMKSLEKLPGISTIGIGSGASKPLIRGLGFNQVMVVTNGIKHEGQQWGADHGLEVDQYAVDELVIVKGPASIRYGSDAIAGVVDIRDHSVPEKGEIGSTLSFGAKSNNGWLGTSVNTFGRMGHWYYDARVTYTDYGDFRVPADTVYVYDFGVSLDNNRVRNTAGREMDWTARIGYVSERFRNSISLSRVATKSGFFANAHGLEPRNVDEELHDQSGSDMLLPRQEVQHYKAIDRLSYRFANHLLEADVGFQFNKRKEWSQYVNHGFMPPNYPAELQAPSTLERAFDKKVYSLNLRDEWFLDRHQLQLGLSGELQKNEIGGWGFLIPGFTQRSIGFYALDKLKINKEWRVQAAARLDHSHIQIDSYQDWFPSTEEEVAGPEDYLFRAEETSRTFNSLVWSVGFNYVPGQWSFKGNVGTSFRVPIAKELAANGVNYHYYRFEKGDADLSPERSFQVDLGAAWEHEKWNVTFSPFFNYFSNYIYLNPSAEYDYLYGAGNQVFYYTQARVSRYGAELSLLHRINNSFEVQLQGEYVYSEQLNGDKKGYTLPFSPPPSLLANATYKPALDFGMGAPYLALDFRVTAKQQNIVPPEKITPGYRVVDLRMGGQFRVFKLPLKADIQVRNLLNTRYMSHTSFYRLINLPEQGRSINVSFQLEI
- a CDS encoding DUF4625 domain-containing protein produces the protein MKKKKYLGVIMLLALGWLSTACSIEEENPELPVPTAKNVEIGYDNNKQGIIGKDFHFNADVQAGDKIAAVAVLIQQKTDEEFEDEWSLSLEWEEYEGLKNTTIHKHFTIPDDAIAGNYDFIFTVVDTNGETLELVEDFIILTE